A window of the Gossypium hirsutum isolate 1008001.06 chromosome A05, Gossypium_hirsutum_v2.1, whole genome shotgun sequence genome harbors these coding sequences:
- the LOC121229697 gene encoding uncharacterized protein, with translation MDLHNLPFEVGQLVETRSFLPGYRGAWFRCKIKEIGWRNKELGHALKYVDFPDEKIRWTKLYQKSRKPKDNKRSLMVRPCFPSVYHESQMPDVNTISETVVIVNDSWKVGDLVDWWTDNCFWTGTIIEKLDDENFKIELPPPPEGEGCLYDVSCKDLRPSLDWSVDEGWKLPKGGKYHLYCARIVKPLYRGDSPNLIDCIVREREIDVQSTEKAPTKHKGSLSSHISTGSYKGKQSVKKSLNEKHTNITKKTVGLDVVDDVPKKRNCSYGVSSPHIQYASTQVPGMVDKYDGSGLKKMKTEESVCLNSTYSDTIEAAILDLEELVCRVKWLKRILDFGTPLSNNLTSSWKFIEHREPSIPK, from the exons ATGGATCTCCATAACCTTCCATTTGAAGTTGGTCAACTAGTCGAGACGAGATCATTTTTGCCAGGGTATCGTGGTGCATGGTTTAGGTGCAAG atAAAGGAAATTGGTTGGAGGAACAAGGAACTAGGACATGCCTTGAAATATGTTGATTTTCCAGATGAGA AAATACGTTGGACAAAGTTATATCAAAAGTCTCGTAAACCAAAGGATAATAAGCGAAGCTTGATGGTGCGCCCTTGCTTTCCTTCTGTTTACCATGAAAGTCAGATGCCTGACGTCAATACAATTTCAGAGACGGTTGTTATAGTCAATGATTCTTGGAAGGTGGGTGATTTGGTAGATTGGTGGACTGATAATTGCTTTTGGACTGGGACAATAATTGAAAAGTTGGACGATGAAAATTTTAAG ATTGAGTTGCCACCTCCTCCTGAGGGTGAAGGGTGTTTATATGATGTTTCTTGCAAAGACTTGCGTCCATCACTGGATTGGTCTGTGGATGAAGGCTGGAAGCTACCCAAG GGGGGTAAATATCATCTTTATTGTGCTCGAATAGTTAAGCCTCTTTATCGAG GGGACTCCCCAAACTTGATAGATTGCATTGTTAGGGAGAGGGAAATTGATGTTCAATCAACAGAGAAAGCACCAACCAAGCATAAGGGTTCTTTATCTTCTCATATTTCAACTGGCTCTTATAAAGGAAAGCAATCGGTGAAGAAATCTTTGAATGAAAAACATACGAACATTACAAAGAAAACTGTAGGCCTTGATGTTGTGGATGATGTCCCTAAAAAGAGAAATTGCTCATATGGTGTTTCAAGTCCACATATTCAATATGCCTCAACACAAGTGCCGGGGATGGTGGACAAATATGATGGTAGTGGGTTAAAGAAGATGAAAACCGAAGAAAGTGTTTGCTTGAATTCTACTTACTCTGACACAATAGAAGCTGCAATTTTGGATTTGGAGGAACTTGTTTGTCGGGTTAAATGGCTTAAACGCATCTTAGATTTCGGAACGCCATTATCAAATAATTTGACGTCTTCTTGGAAGTTCATAGAACATCGTGAACCATCTATACCAAAATGA